Part of the Paenibacillus sp. FSL R7-0273 genome is shown below.
AAAATTTAAAAATAAAGACTTTATGAATGCGGTGGTTGCAGGCTGCGCCCTGGTAGCTGCAGCTGACGGCAAGATTGAGGAAGCCGAGAAGAACAAGATGGCCGGTTATATGAACCTCAGCAATGAGCTTAAGGTGTTTGACATGAGAGAGGTCATCACCCAATTTAACTTCTATGTCAGCAATTTTGATTTCTCTCCGGAAATCGGAAAGCAGGAAGCGCTGAAGGCCATAGCCAAATTCAGCGGCAAGCCTGAGGTCGGCCGTGTTATTGTCGGCGTCTGCTCTGCGATCGGTGCGGCTGACGGTGATTTTGACGAGCATGAGAAGGCAATTGTCCGTCATATCTGCGGTGTGCTGGGGCTTAACCCGGGTGAATTCAGCCTTTAAGAGTTGCAGATATTTACTGAAGAATGGTGAAACGAAACGGGGTTTAGCCCGTATCACTGATAGAACATCCTCATGCTAGACTTGCAGGCTGTAATTTTTATTGGGAACGGAGGTATTTTAAGTTGGCTGGAATTAATCTCGTAAAAGGACAGAAGATTGATCTGACTAAAGGAAATGCCGGACTGACTAATGTTGTTGTAGGTCTGGGCTGGGACCCGGCTGAGCCTGCCCGCGGCTTCTTCGGTGTGAAGAAACAGGCCAATGTGGACTGTGATGCTTCGGCCATCCTGCTCAGCGAGGGCGGCAAGCTGCTGAACAAGACGAACCTGGTATGCTTCCACAACAAACAGAATCCCAATAATTCGGTTGTTCATTCAGGAGATAACCTGACCGGCGACGGCGACGGTGATGACGAGCAGATCAAGGTTAATCTGAAGGCGGTTCCTGCGGATGTGCACCGGGTGCTCGTGGTGGTTAACATTTATGATGCGGTTAACCGCAAGCAGGATTTCGGAATGATCAAATCCGCGTATATCCGGATTATCAACGGAGCCGGCGGCAGTGAGCTTGTACGGTTTAATCTGACTGATAATTACACAGGCTTTACGGCGCTTATTTGCGGGGAGCTCTACCGCCACGGTGACGAATGGAAATTCGCGGCGATCGGCGAAGGAGCCCATGCAGCACATATTAACCAGCTGGCTGAACGCTACATTTAATCAATGAAAGCTAACTAATCCTAATAGAAGAGAGGTTATTTATAATGGCAATTAACTTATCCAAAGGGCAAAAAATCGATCTGACCAAAACAAATCCGGGCCTGTCCAAGATTAAAGTGGGTCTCGGCTGGGATACCAACAAATATGACGGCGGTAAAGATTTTGACCTTGACGTTTCCGTGTTCCTGACCAATGCAAACGGTAAAGTGGATAAGGAAACCAACTTCATCTTCTTTAATAACAAGCAGAACGAGAACGGCTCTGTTGTTCATGCCGGTGACAACCGTACAGGCGAAGGCGACGGAGACGATGAAGTGATTGATATCGACCTGAAGAGCATCCCTGCGGATGTGGAGAAGGTAGCTTTCACGATTACAATCTATGAAGCTGAGCAGAGAAGCCAGAATTTCGGACAGGTTTCCCGTTCTTACGTGCGTATCGTGAACGAAGAAAGCAATGTAGAGCTGATCCGTTTTGACCTCGGCGAGGATTTCTCCGTTGAAACCGGAGTTGTTGTAGGTGAGCTGTACCGTAATGCCGGCGAATGGAAATTCAGTGCGATCGGCAGCGGCTACAAGGACGGTCTGGCCGGCCTTACCCGTGACTACGGTCTGCAATAAAACAGGAAAGAGGGTTTAGCCAGTGACAATCAGTCTTTCCAAAGGACAGCGGATTGATCTGACCAAGACGAATCCGGGTCTGACGAAGGTGGTAGTAGGGCTGGGCTGGGATACGAACAGATACAGCGGAGGCAAGGATTTTGACCTGGATGCCTCTGCGTTTCTGCTTCATGAAGACGGTAAGGCCAAAGGCGAGGATGATTTTGTATTCTACAATAATCCGAGCGGCGGTGCGGGCTCCGTAACGCATACCGGCGATAACCGGACAGGTGCAGGCGACGGTGATGATGAGCAGATCCTGGTTGATTTCAGCAAGGTTCCCGCCAACATTCAGCGCGTCGGCATTACAGTAACCGTCTATGATGCTGAGAGCCGCGCCCAGAATTTCGGGCAGGTCTCCAATGCATTTGTACGGGTGGTCGATGCTGTAAGTGAACGGGAAATTCTGCGGTTTGATCTCGGCGAGGATTTCTCGACAGAGACAGCTGTGGTATTCTGTGAATTTTACCGCCATGGTGCGGATTGGAAGTTCCAGGCGGTGGGCAGCGGCTTCACCGGCGGACTCAGTGCACTGTGCCGGAATTACGGGCTGGATGCGCAATAACGGCTGTATTCGTTTCAAAGGCGGGATCCCTAGTGATCCTGCCCTTTTTAAATAATATAGAGTTTATAAATTTATCGGTTGCTTAATAACTTTCAGCTATTCGTTCAAAGGTGGCTTAGGCATATGAGCATAGAAGCAGTGAAGGGTCAGAAGGTAGATCTGACGCGCGGGAATCCGGGAATCCAATCGCTTGTTGTTGAAATCGGCTGGCACGCTCCGGCTGATATGGAAATTGATGCTTCGGCGTTTCTGCTGGGAGCACAGGCTAAGGTCAGCGGTGACGATGATCTGATCTTTTATAACAATCCGGTTACACCGTTCATCCGCTACAAGGATGTGCCGGCCGGCGGATCAGGCGGCCTGAAGCACTTCGAAATTGAACTGGGCAAGGTCCCCTCTGACACGATGAGGATCGCATTTGCCGTTACACTGTATAACGGGGAGAGCCGAAGGCAGACCTTTGGCCAGATGAGCAATGCTCATTGCCGGATTCTGAACCGGGCAACCGGCGAGGAACTAATGCGATGTAATCTTGGAAATCATTTCTCTGTGGAAACGGCCGTTGTAGTAGGAGAATTATATAGATATAACTCGGACTGGAAGTTTAGCGCGATTGTAGCCGGCTTTGAAGGCGGACTTAAGGCATTATGCGGAAATTACGGCATTGAGGTGGAGGATGAGCCAGCTGCTCCCAAAGCGGACAATCCGCCTCCGCGCCCGGCTCCAGCACCTGCCCCGCCCCCTGCTCCGGTACCATCGCCGCCGCCTCAGCTTAATCTCAAAAAGATTGAACTGAAGAAGAAGGGCGATTCGATTAATCTGAAGAAATCGGCCTCCGGCCTGGGGGAAGTGCTGATTAATCTGAATTGGAATCAGAGGCAAAGCGGAGGACTGTTCAGCCGTAAAGGCGGAGTAGATCTTGATCTCGCCTGCCTGTATGAATTAAAAGATGGCAGAAAAGGTGTTGTTCAGGCGCTTGGCAAGGCGTTTGGCAGCCTTCAGCAGCCTCCCTTTATTATGCTTGATGGCGACGACCGGACAGGCTCGGTGAAGTCGGGCGAGAATCTGCGGATTAACGGCAGCAGGGTGGCCGAAATCAAAAGGGTTCTGATCTTTTCTTTTATCTATCAGGGAGTTACCCATTGGTCTGAAGCGGACGGTGTTGTTACGATCCATCAGGGCGACGGGCCTGATATCATCGTGAACCTGGATGAGCATAACAACCGCAAGGGAATGTGTGCGATTGCGCTTATACAGAATGTCGGCGATGAAACGTTCAGTATCGAGCGGCTCGTGCAATATTTCAGCGGCCATCAGGAAATGGATCAGGCCTACAGCTGGGGACTGCGCTGGGTAGCTGGCAGTAAATAGTGATTATATTTTGCGGAGGCGCATTATGAATGGGATGGCTAAGTGAGTTTTTCAGAAGCATCAGTGACAATTATGGACACTTCTTTTCCTGGGGCGATATAGCGGCAACCTTGTCCGATCCGGTCAGCTGGGGGATTATCGGCAGTCTGGTTCTGCTGGAGGGGCTGCTCTCTGCGGATAACGCGCTGGTGCTTGCGGTTATGGTCAGGCATCTGCCGAAGGAGCAGCAGAAGAAGGCACTCTTCTACGGAATTTTGGGCGCCTATGTGTTCAGATTCCTGGCAATCGGACTCGGAACCTATCTGATTGAGTTTACGCTTGTAAAAGTTCTGGGAGCCCTGTATCTCTTTTACATCGCATATAAAGGATTATTTAAGGGCAGCGGAGAAGAAGGACATAAGGAAAACAAAGGCGCCTCCTTCTGGAAGACGGTTCTCCTTGTTGAATTAATGGATATTGCTTTTAGTATAGACAGTGTTATTGCAGCCTTCGGTCTGAGCAGTGAAGTATGGGTGCTGTTCCTGGGCGGTATTCTCGGCGTGCTGATGATGCGCGGAGTAGCGCAGGTATTCCTCAAGCTAATTGCGAGATTCCCCGAGCTGGAGCAGGCAGCATTCCTGCTGATTGCTATAATTGCCGGCAAGATGCTTGCCGGAGCCTTCGGATATGAGCTGCCGCATGTGGTGTTCTTCACCGTTCTGATTGCGGTCTTCGTCGGGACCATGCTGTACAGCTCCGCGAAGAAAAAGAAGGAGATAGACAGACAGGCTTAACAGTAAAAGCTTTAAGGTGGGGGGCCTTCACAAAGAGTCGTGGTGCCGGCCCCGTTGTCCGGGTAATCGTATATGTAGTAGCATGGCCTTTGCTTGTATTTGAGTAAGCCGGCAGCCGTCCCCGACAGGACGGCTTAAGCGGTTCTGCAGCTCTCTATAAGGAGAGGCCGTTCTATTTTTTTGCATGTTTTGCACAACTATTAGGGGGAGCGGCCTTTGAAATACTTCGATTACCTGACTAAGGAACAAGAAGCGTTATTATTCTATTCTCCGCCTGTTACATTTAATCAATATACCCCTAAAGAGCTGCTGGCCTATGCCGTCGGCGCAGCACTGTATATGCCGGCAACCCGTACGAGTGTGGCGGAAGATATCCTGAAGCTGAGGGCAGAGGGACTCGTGACTGTAATTATCGATCTGGAGGATGCTATCGGTGACGGTGAAGTCTGCTTCGCCGAGGAGTCAGTAATCCGGCATCTGTCCTTTTTGTCTGCCTATGCGGATAACGAGCCTGACCCTGTGAACAGTCTTCCGCTGATTTTTATCCGTGTGCGGAATCCGGAGCAGCTGCAGCAGCTGATTTTCCGGCTGGGACCGCTGATTACTATGCTTACCGGCTTTGTCTTTCCTAAATTTACGGCTGAGAACGGAGCCGATTTCTTTGAAGCCGTTGCTGACTATAACAGCTCGCGCGGTTATGATGCCCCTGTGCTGTACGGCATGCCGATTCTGGAGAGTGCTCCGATTATTTACCGGGAGAGCCGGCTGGACAGCCTGCTGGCCATCCGTGACCTGCTGGGCGACTACCGTGATTATGTACTGAATGTCAGAATCGGGGCGACTGACTTCTCGAGCCTGTTCGGGCTGCGCCGCAGCCCGGATATCAGTATCTATGAGCTTGCTCCCGTCCGTGACTGCATCTCGGATATGATCAATGTATTTGGCCGGGTAGAGGACGGCTATGTCATATCTGGACCGGTATGGGAATATTTCGGCAACAGGGCACGCCGCAGCCTCCGTCCGCAGCTCAGCTCTTTCGATGAATCCTTCGGCAGACAGCCCCGGGAAGTGAGCCTCTACTCCGGCGCAGCCGGCGGCCTGATCCGCGAGGTAAAGCTGGACAAGGAGAACGGGATTGTAGGCAAGACGATTATTCATCCTTCCCAGCTCAGACCGGTGCAGGCTATATATTCGGTTATGCACGAGGAGTATGTCGATGCCCTGGGCATTATCGGGAGTAATGACGGCAGCCGCGGCGTGTTTAAAAGTGAATATTTTAACAAGATGAATGAAATCAAGCCGCATTTGAACTGGGCGAAGCGTATTGTACAACGATCTCAAGTATACGGGGTGTTACATGAAGAACAGCATTTTGCCTGCCTGCTACCCGAAAATGAATATTCACACGTTTAATATTGTCGACAATCTGCAGGTTACGGTAACCGAGACCTCCAACCCCTTTCAGATGCCGGCCGAATCCTTATTTTTGATGGCGGCCCGGATTAATAAGAAGCGCTCCTTCCTCTTTGTCAGCAAGGTGCTCGGCAAGCATATTCCCGTTAACCCCTATACTCCGCTGCTTAGCGGGGCTGCACTTGGCCTGCTCCTGTACCGTGAAATGAGCGCGGAGACCGCCGCAATGGACAAGCTGCTGGATCAGGCGGTGCATGGCCTGCTTCATCCGCAGTATGCCGAGGAGGCTTACCGCGAGCTGCTGGCGGCGCAGCTTACGCTTCCGCGCCCCGTTGTTTTTATCGGCTTTGCCGAAACCGCTACCGCACTGGGTCATAGTATGTACAACCTTTTTGCCGGCGGCGCGTCTTATATTCATACTACCCGTGAGGATATTCCGGAGCTTACCTCCGTCATCAGCTTTGAAGAAGAGCATTCCCATGCGGTAGACCATCTCTGCTATGCGCTGCATCCGGGCATGCTGTCCGGCGAAGAGCCGGTTATTCTGGTCGATGACGAGATTACAACCGGGAACACAGCTATTAATATTATCCGGGATATTCAGGCCAAATTCCCGCGCCGGGAATATGTGGTGGCTTCCCTGCTGGACTGGAGAAGCGCGGCCAATATCCAGGCATACCGTGATCTGGAGCAGGAGCTTGGAATCCGGATAAGCGCAATATCGCTGCTGCAGGGGACGATTCAGGTTGAAGGAACACCGCTGCTGGAGACGGAAGCCGGCAAAGGCGGTGCAGACCTGGACACCGGGGTACCTGTGGTGACCACTTATATAGAGGATACGCTGGAGAGGCTGAAAGTCAGCTCCGCCGATTCCTGCGGAGAGATCAATGCATCTCCATATCTGAAGCTGAGCGGGCGTTTTGGCCTTGAATCGGCCGACAACAGGCTGATCGACCAGGAGGTTCATCGGGTAGCGGCGCGGCTTATGGCACTGCGAGAAGGGCGGCACGCTCTGGTTATGGGTACCGGTGAATTCATGTACCTGCCCATGAGAATTGCTGCAGAGCTGGGAGAAGACGTATCCTACCAGTCCTCCACCCGCAGCCCGATTCATCCGCAGCACAGGCCGGATTACGGGGTGCGCAGTGCGGCCGGCTATCCGTCAGCCGGTGATCCGTCGATCATTAACTATATTTACAATGTTGAGTACGGCCAATACGATGATATTTTTGTGCTGCTTGAGCGCGATGTACCGGCTCAGCGGATTAAGCCGATGACGGATATCCTGAAAGGGCTGGCCGGTAATAAGGTACATCTTATTGTACTGGCTGCCCGGCAGGAAGCGGAGGAGGCTGCAGATGAAGGGGACAGATAAGCGGAATACGGTGCTGGGTCCGGAAATAGCCCCGCCTGTTCGCCTGGGAAGCTATCCCCCGTCTGATGTTACCTTTCTGCTGAAGGATCTCAGCAGCGAGGCGCTTGAGCTGGGAACAGCGGAGCGGGAGAAGGCGATTCAGTCGGGAGTGAGCTACTCGGAGATGCTTCCGGTGGAATATCAGCCCACCGAGCAGTACATCGGGCTGTTCCGCGAGACATTAAGGGAGTCTGCAGCTAAGGTGGCGCTGGCTGTAGCCGTTGTCTCGGAGCGGATTGTCGCCCGGCGGGGAACGGAGGGGACGGTGCTCGTCTCCCTGGCCCGGGCCGGTACCCCGATCGGCGTGCTGATCAGGCGCTATATTGCTGAGATGTACGGGGCAGAGCTGCCGCACTACAGTGTCTCCATCATCCGCGGCAAAGGCCTTGATATGAATGCTGTCCGCTACATTCTGCAGCAGCATGGCATAGGGGCCAAACTGCAATTTGTGGACGGATGGACTGGCAAAGGGGCAATTACGCGGGTATTGCAGGAGTCGTGCAAGGAGTTCTACAGCAGGTACGGGATACAGCTCAGTGATGAGCTCGCCGTATTAGCTGATCCCGGCTACTGCTCGGGGACCTTCGGGACAAGAGAGGATTATCTGATTCCGAGCGCCTGCCTGAATTCTACGGTGTCCGGCCTGCTGAGCCGGACGGTGCAGCGGAACGATCTGACCGGCCCGGAGGATTTCCATGGCGCGAAGTTCTATAAGGAATGGCTTGAGCATGACTACTCCAATGTGTTTATTGACGCTATTACTCCCTATTTCGCGTCTGTAAGAGAAGCAGCCGTTGCTGCTGCCGGAGAAATGGGGGCTTCGCCTCCTGAGATTTCCTGGCGGGGAATGCAGGATATTATAACCCTGCAGGGGCATTTCGGAATAGATAACATCAATCTGATCAAGCCGGGTGTAGGTGAGACCACCCGGGTGCTGCTGCGCAGAGTACCCTGGAAAATTATTGTCGATACTAAAGACAATCCTAATCTGCGCCATATTCTCCTGCTGGCCGAAGAACGCGGCGTTCCGGTGGAGGAGTATCCGGGGCTGGCCTATTCCTGCTGCGGGATCATTAAACCGCTGAAGGGAGGGGAGTCTGAATGATTTATGCCAGTGATTTGGACCGGACGCTGATCTATTCCCTTGGTGCATTAAGTGTTCCGGAGGATACTCCCGGACTTGTGCCTGCGGAGATTATTGATGGAGTTACAAGATCCTATATATCGGGGCGGGCGCTTCAGCTGCTGCAGGAGCTTACGGCGGATATTATTTTTATGCCGGTGACTACCCGCACTATTGCAGAATACAAGCGGATTAACCTGTTCCAGGAGACCCTGATCCCGGATTACGCTGTTACCAGCAACGGCGGCAATATCCTTGTAAATGGGGTAGTCGATCAGGAATGGCGCAGCCATATCGGCAGTCTGGTGCTGCAGCGTTCAGCTGAGGCGGAAGAGGTCAGGCAGATTGTCCGGTCCGTTGTCCGCGAAGAATGGATTATCAGTGAGCGTTACTGTGATGAGCTGTTTTTCACGTATATGGTGTACCGGGATCTTTTGCCGCTGGATGAGATTAATCATATGTCCGAGCGTCTGCACGGGTTAGGCTGGAGAGTGTCACTGCAGGGCCGTAAGCTGTATGTGGTCCCGGAAGCGGTCAACAAGAGCGATGCCATCATCCATGTGCGGCGTACGGTCCGCTCTGAGCCTATGGTGGCCTCCGGTGATTCGCTGCTGGACAAAAGCCTGCTGGAGAGCGCCGATTATGCTATCGCCCCCTGCCACGGAGAAATATTTGCCGAGCAGCAGGTGACTCAAGTAAAATTAAAGTATCCCTTTACGGAGTGCAGAGGCGTTTTTGCAGGGGATGAAATTATGCTGTATGTGCAGAGGATTTATCATAATCTAACGACATTGGGAGTTGGGCCGCAATGAAAAAGGTAAATATTTATTTTAACCGCTGGTTTTCCGTGGCTTATCATTATATGAATCTTATCCGCAATAACGAAGACGGCGTACCTGTGCAGATCTTTGCCACACACCCCGATATTAAGCATATGTCGCTGCAGGGTGCTGATGTCGCCGGTACGGAGCCTGCGGTTACTGGCATAGAGTACGTGCAGTTCTGCGTTGATTTCTGCCGCCGCAATGAGATAGATCTATTTATTCCCCGTTTGCATATGATGGATATCGCCCTGCACGCGGCGCAATTTGAGGCAATCGGCACGAAGGTGCTGGTATGCCGTGACCTGGATCTGCTGGAAATGATGCTGGATAAGGGCAAGTTCTACGAGAAGGTTAAGGAAACCGGGATTATGGAAATTCCGGAATACCATGTGGTCAGCAATGCGGAGCAGTTCAAGGCCGCGTATGAGGATCTCTCTGCCAAAGGCCTTCGCGTCTGCTTCAAACCGACGGAGACGGAGGGCGGCCTGGGCTTCCGGATTATTAACAACAGCCGTAGTCCGCTGGAGGAGCTGTTCGGCTATGTAACCCAGCATATTTCTTTTGACGATGCTTACCGTATTCTGGCCAGTACAGATTCCTTCCCTGATCTCATGGTGATGGAGCTGCTTGAAGGCTACGAATACAGTATTGATTGTCTGGCTGATGAGAACGGCAGGCTGCTGGCCGCTGTCCCCCGGCGCAAGGATACCGGACGCCTGCGGGTGATGGAGCATATACCGGAGCTCGAGCATATTGCCGGCAGAGTGGCTGAGACGTTCAAGATTCCGTTCAATTATAATATTCAGATGAAGTATGGCGGTGCTGTTCCCAAGCTGCTGGAGATTAATCCCCGGATGTCGGGCGGGCTGCATGTCTCCTGCCTGTCCGGCATTAACTTCCCGTACCTGGCTGTCAAAAGCGCACTCGGCGGCAAGGTTGAGCCTGTCCAGTTCGGTGAAGATGTACTTGCAAGCCATATTGAACAGCCGATGATTATGAAAATCTTCGCTGAATCCACCATTCCTGATGCTGTGAATTAGGCGAAATGCAGCAAGCCTGCAAGAGGTGATGAAATGAACACAAAATCTAAAGTGTTACTGTATGCTGCCGTCGGTTATGTGGTGGCGGTGCTGACCAGCAGCTTTCTGCCTGAGCTGATCTCCCTGCTGCTGCCGGCAGCCGGTGCAGGCGTCGCTGTACTGGGCGGCAAGCGCACGCGGGTTAATCTGCCAGCGGAGGTGCTTCCGGCCAGCCAGGCGCCAGCCCCGTCAGCCCCGGCACCCGCTGCGGAGCCGGCCCGCGTTGCTGCCGGCGGCGCTGCGCCTGCCGGAGCCGCATTTGGCGGAGCAGCCGCTCCTGCGGCTGCTCCGGGTAAACCGCCTGCGGAGCCTGCTGTTCAAGGGGAGTTTGCAGCGGTAGTCGAGTATCTTGTCATTCTGGAGGATATGATCATTTCAGAGGGGCAGAAGGATACGCTGGACAATGAAATTGTCGAGAAGTCACTGGCGCTTTTCGCCAGACTCCAGCGGGTGCTTCCGCTGCTGCAGGAGCTCGGTAACGGAGAGATTAATCATACCGTCCGCAGATTGGTAATGAAGGATCTGAACGGTGTTATTAATCCGTTCCTGCGGCTTGGCGGCGAAGCCAAAACGAAAAACCGGAGAATGCTGCTGAACGGTCTGCGGGATGTTGATTCCAAAATATCAGACATCGCCTCGACGATCGAACACAAAGACCTGATGGAACTTCAGACCAAGGCGGAACTGATTCATCAACGGTACAGCAGTTCCGAATTATAGGAGGGAAACCCATGTCCACGCAGTTAATTCAGCTCAAGAAGGAAGACGAGCAGAAGGTAGTCGAAGAAGCCTCGCAGTTAATAGAACAGGTAGCCAAGACAGATACCGTAGCCCTAGACTCCCTGATGGATGACATCGGCAAGCTGGGGGTTAAGACGCAGGAGAAGGCCGGGCAGACACTGAAGCTGCTGGACCGTCCGGTCAATGACCTTATGTCCGGCAAGCGTGTGGAAGTGCCGAATATGATTATGAAGCTGCGCAACGAGTGTGAGACGCTCCAGCAGAGCAAGAACGTCAGCTTTTTCGGTAAAATGCTCCGCAAGAGCCCGCTCAAGAATTACGTCTATAAATACCAGTCTGTCCGCACCAATATTGACGCTATCGTTACCGGCCTGCGTGACGGCCGCGATACGCTGGAAGAGAGCATCGTCAATATGCGCCAGCTCAAGCGCACCTCAATGGAGGAAATCTACAATCTGCAGACTAAGATTGCCTTCGGTAACAGACTGAAGGAGCTGTTTGAGGTTGAAATTGCCAAGCCCGAGAACGAGTTCCGCAAGGCTTACCTGGAACGCGGACTGCGCAAGGTTATGGTGCGTATCCAGTCCATGACTGAGATGATCCTGCTCTACAATCAGGCGATTGCCGCTACAGATATCATTAATGACAACAATGATAAGCTGATTGATTCGGTTAACAACGCCATTGATAAAACCTCAAACTTGATTACCGTGTCGGCAATGATTGCGATGTCGCTGGCGGACCAGGAGAATGTCATTTCTGCGGTTGAGGCGACGAACAAGACGATTGAAGACCAGTTCAAGGAGAACGCGCGGCTTCTGCGCACAACGACTGAGAAAACCACGGAGCTGTTGTCCAAGCCTTCCATGTCGCTTGAAGCTGTCAATCAGGCAATCGGCGATCTGCTGAGCGCACTGGATACCTCCGAGCAGTCCAACCGCCGGATTATCGAGAGCTGTCAGGATTACACGTCCAAGATGACTACGATCAATACCCAGCTTAACAACCGTCTCGGCCTTAATGAAGGCTCACAGCCGCAGGCGCTGAAGCAGGCGGCGAATGACAGCGGGCTCAGCAGCTTTTTGAATTAAAGACCAGCACTCTGGCCGATTAACCAGAACTCATAATCCCCCGCTTCCCGGCATAGGTTTTACGGAGAAACGGGGGGCTGGGGATGATACTGGGAGGCTTGATACTGGTGCTTATTATCGTCGCCGGGATCAACAAGGCGGAATCGGTTGCCGGTCTGAATCACTCTGACGACAGCAGCGGGTAGGTCTGCGTGGCGGCCTTCCTTCCTTCGGGGGCTGAAACATTTCTTATGCTTTTCTTGGTTCAAGTAATTTCCAGCGGTTTATTGGGTATAATAACCCGGGGCTGCGCTGCAGCCCGGACTGCTGAAAATACGAGCGTAAGCGGAGGTCATATGGAGAACGAGGCACTGCTGCAGGTTGAAAAATTGGCACTCAAGAAACAGAAGATTTTTAATCAAAGTGTATGGCGCTATATCGCAAGAGCCATGCTGGCCAGCATGTTCATCGGCTTCGGTGTCATTGTAGCCTTTAAGACAGGGAATTTCTTCTACATGGAGCATTCCCCGATGACCTATCCGATGGCTGCGATTACCTTTGGGGCTGCAATTATTCTGATTTCATACGGCGGCGGTGACTTATTCACCGGTGATACCTTTTATTACTCCTATGCTGCTTTGCGAAAAAAGATGCAGTGGACCAAGGTGGTCCGGATGTGGGTGGTCAGCTATATCGGGAATATTCTCGGGGCAACGGCATTTGCGCTGCTGATTTTTTTGACCGGCTTGTTCGATGACTCCAGCGTTAACGGATTTCTGCTGAATGTGGTAGCCCACAAAATGGAGGCACCGGCGCTACAGCTGTTCTTCCGGGCGATCCTGTGTAACTGGCTGGTTTGTCTGGCGT
Proteins encoded:
- a CDS encoding tellurite resistance TerB family protein, which codes for MSTFKNWLNTTKSGLTEQVKKFKNKDFMNAVVAGCALVAAADGKIEEAEKNKMAGYMNLSNELKVFDMREVITQFNFYVSNFDFSPEIGKQEALKAIAKFSGKPEVGRVIVGVCSAIGAADGDFDEHEKAIVRHICGVLGLNPGEFSL
- a CDS encoding TerD family protein; the protein is MAGINLVKGQKIDLTKGNAGLTNVVVGLGWDPAEPARGFFGVKKQANVDCDASAILLSEGGKLLNKTNLVCFHNKQNPNNSVVHSGDNLTGDGDGDDEQIKVNLKAVPADVHRVLVVVNIYDAVNRKQDFGMIKSAYIRIINGAGGSELVRFNLTDNYTGFTALICGELYRHGDEWKFAAIGEGAHAAHINQLAERYI
- a CDS encoding TerD family protein; this translates as MAINLSKGQKIDLTKTNPGLSKIKVGLGWDTNKYDGGKDFDLDVSVFLTNANGKVDKETNFIFFNNKQNENGSVVHAGDNRTGEGDGDDEVIDIDLKSIPADVEKVAFTITIYEAEQRSQNFGQVSRSYVRIVNEESNVELIRFDLGEDFSVETGVVVGELYRNAGEWKFSAIGSGYKDGLAGLTRDYGLQ
- a CDS encoding TerD family protein; this translates as MTISLSKGQRIDLTKTNPGLTKVVVGLGWDTNRYSGGKDFDLDASAFLLHEDGKAKGEDDFVFYNNPSGGAGSVTHTGDNRTGAGDGDDEQILVDFSKVPANIQRVGITVTVYDAESRAQNFGQVSNAFVRVVDAVSEREILRFDLGEDFSTETAVVFCEFYRHGADWKFQAVGSGFTGGLSALCRNYGLDAQ
- a CDS encoding TerD family protein; its protein translation is MSIEAVKGQKVDLTRGNPGIQSLVVEIGWHAPADMEIDASAFLLGAQAKVSGDDDLIFYNNPVTPFIRYKDVPAGGSGGLKHFEIELGKVPSDTMRIAFAVTLYNGESRRQTFGQMSNAHCRILNRATGEELMRCNLGNHFSVETAVVVGELYRYNSDWKFSAIVAGFEGGLKALCGNYGIEVEDEPAAPKADNPPPRPAPAPAPPPAPVPSPPPQLNLKKIELKKKGDSINLKKSASGLGEVLINLNWNQRQSGGLFSRKGGVDLDLACLYELKDGRKGVVQALGKAFGSLQQPPFIMLDGDDRTGSVKSGENLRINGSRVAEIKRVLIFSFIYQGVTHWSEADGVVTIHQGDGPDIIVNLDEHNNRKGMCAIALIQNVGDETFSIERLVQYFSGHQEMDQAYSWGLRWVAGSK
- a CDS encoding TerC family protein, whose protein sequence is MGWLSEFFRSISDNYGHFFSWGDIAATLSDPVSWGIIGSLVLLEGLLSADNALVLAVMVRHLPKEQQKKALFYGILGAYVFRFLAIGLGTYLIEFTLVKVLGALYLFYIAYKGLFKGSGEEGHKENKGASFWKTVLLVELMDIAFSIDSVIAAFGLSSEVWVLFLGGILGVLMMRGVAQVFLKLIARFPELEQAAFLLIAIIAGKMLAGAFGYELPHVVFFTVLIAVFVGTMLYSSAKKKKEIDRQA
- a CDS encoding HpcH/HpaI aldolase/citrate lyase family protein is translated as MKYFDYLTKEQEALLFYSPPVTFNQYTPKELLAYAVGAALYMPATRTSVAEDILKLRAEGLVTVIIDLEDAIGDGEVCFAEESVIRHLSFLSAYADNEPDPVNSLPLIFIRVRNPEQLQQLIFRLGPLITMLTGFVFPKFTAENGADFFEAVADYNSSRGYDAPVLYGMPILESAPIIYRESRLDSLLAIRDLLGDYRDYVLNVRIGATDFSSLFGLRRSPDISIYELAPVRDCISDMINVFGRVEDGYVISGPVWEYFGNRARRSLRPQLSSFDESFGRQPREVSLYSGAAGGLIREVKLDKENGIVGKTIIHPSQLRPVQAIYSVMHEEYVDALGIIGSNDGSRGVFKSEYFNKMNEIKPHLNWAKRIVQRSQVYGVLHEEQHFACLLPENEYSHV
- a CDS encoding phosphoribosyltransferase family protein — encoded protein: MAARINKKRSFLFVSKVLGKHIPVNPYTPLLSGAALGLLLYREMSAETAAMDKLLDQAVHGLLHPQYAEEAYRELLAAQLTLPRPVVFIGFAETATALGHSMYNLFAGGASYIHTTREDIPELTSVISFEEEHSHAVDHLCYALHPGMLSGEEPVILVDDEITTGNTAINIIRDIQAKFPRREYVVASLLDWRSAANIQAYRDLEQELGIRISAISLLQGTIQVEGTPLLETEAGKGGADLDTGVPVVTTYIEDTLERLKVSSADSCGEINASPYLKLSGRFGLESADNRLIDQEVHRVAARLMALREGRHALVMGTGEFMYLPMRIAAELGEDVSYQSSTRSPIHPQHRPDYGVRSAAGYPSAGDPSIINYIYNVEYGQYDDIFVLLERDVPAQRIKPMTDILKGLAGNKVHLIVLAARQEAEEAADEGDR